One Streptomyces sp. NBC_01237 genomic region harbors:
- a CDS encoding ATP-binding protein: protein MGHTDRSAVGEARRELREFLGHRSAQERIEEAELLLSELVTNALIHTRHGAVVTATVHPGRLRVEVRDFMSGLPGPYVPNADDGTHGRGLILVRSLADTWGVETQVLGKVVWFELEIGKP, encoded by the coding sequence ATCGGCCACACCGACAGGTCGGCGGTGGGGGAGGCGCGCCGCGAGCTGCGCGAGTTCCTCGGTCACCGCTCCGCGCAGGAGCGGATCGAAGAGGCTGAGCTCCTGCTGAGCGAGCTGGTGACCAACGCGCTGATCCACACCCGTCATGGAGCGGTGGTCACGGCCACCGTGCACCCCGGGAGACTGCGGGTGGAGGTGCGGGACTTCATGTCGGGACTGCCCGGACCGTACGTACCGAACGCCGACGACGGTACGCACGGCAGGGGCCTCATCCTGGTGCGGAGCCTCGCCGACACCTGGGGGGTGGAGACTCAGGTGCTGGGCAAGGTGGTGTGGTTCGAGTTGGAGATCGGGAAGCCCTGA
- a CDS encoding DUF2637 domain-containing protein, which translates to MRLTDISLDWLLPGAVLLVGVMAAVTVVARGKRAAGKAAADDNWERSEDRRRRKEALYASASYVLLFCCAAVAAALSFHGLVGFGRQNLNLSGGWEYLVPFGLDGAAMFCSVLAVREASHGDAALGSRLLVWTFAGAAAWFNWVHAPRGMDHAGAPHFFAGMSLSAAVLFDRALKQTRRAALREQGLVPRPLPQIRIVRWLRAPRETFGAWSLMLLEGVRTLDEAVDEVREDRREKEQDRLRRKDQEKLDRARIKALNRQNRAWGRGGRESGRTDVPAIAPASGASQSVAEPAITEPGQLPLRPRPSLQAVHGSKPTANGSNSNSPEAQRPGGESRTVDLTAEDDTQTLPRLDSLEQKLKDLEQQFG; encoded by the coding sequence ATGAGACTGACCGACATATCGCTTGACTGGCTGCTTCCGGGCGCCGTACTGCTCGTGGGGGTCATGGCGGCGGTCACGGTGGTCGCGCGCGGCAAGCGCGCCGCTGGCAAGGCCGCGGCCGATGACAACTGGGAACGCAGCGAGGACCGCCGCAGGCGCAAGGAGGCCCTGTACGCCTCCGCCTCGTACGTGCTGCTCTTCTGCTGCGCGGCGGTCGCCGCCGCGCTCTCCTTCCACGGGCTCGTCGGCTTCGGCCGGCAGAACCTGAACCTCTCCGGGGGCTGGGAATACCTCGTCCCGTTCGGCCTCGACGGGGCCGCGATGTTCTGCTCGGTGCTGGCGGTCCGCGAGGCCAGCCACGGCGACGCGGCGCTCGGCTCCCGGCTGCTGGTGTGGACGTTCGCCGGTGCCGCCGCCTGGTTCAACTGGGTGCACGCGCCGCGCGGCATGGACCACGCGGGCGCCCCGCACTTCTTCGCGGGAATGTCGCTCTCGGCGGCGGTGCTCTTCGACCGTGCGCTGAAGCAGACCCGTCGGGCCGCGCTGCGCGAACAGGGCCTGGTACCAAGGCCGTTGCCGCAGATCCGGATCGTCCGGTGGCTGCGGGCGCCCCGTGAGACCTTCGGTGCCTGGTCGTTGATGCTCCTCGAAGGAGTGCGCACGCTCGACGAGGCGGTGGACGAGGTCCGGGAGGACCGGCGGGAGAAGGAGCAGGACCGGCTCCGCAGAAAGGACCAGGAGAAGCTGGACCGGGCCCGCATCAAGGCCCTGAACCGGCAGAACCGCGCCTGGGGGCGCGGTGGCCGCGAGAGCGGCCGGACGGACGTCCCCGCGATCGCTCCCGCCTCGGGCGCATCGCAGTCCGTCGCGGAGCCTGCCATAACAGAGCCGGGTCAGCTGCCTTTGCGACCCCGGCCATCCCTGCAAGCCGTACACGGCTCGAAGCCGACCGCGAACGGCTCGAACTCGAACAGTCCCGAGGCCCAGCGCCCCGGGGGTGAGTCCCGGACCGTCGACCTCACCGCCGAGGACGACACCCAGACGCTTCCCCGGCTCGACTCACTGGAACAGAAGCTCAAGGATCTGGAGCAGCAGTTCGGCTGA
- a CDS encoding (2Fe-2S)-binding protein, with protein sequence MTVSALFTSTAASPVTASYARLTEVFPGLRAEVLAEGEAAPSGVGWVGAAELAGGGAALDAFLAWDNAQVLRDYGQQARPDVVASFGLHRYSWPACLLVTVPWFLHRRVPRIPVEDISFQRALGHLTVRVREFACLPDDPAATLPGARVVPDEAALRAEVLDAVAEHIGPVLEGFQPRMRRGKRALWGMATDEIVEGLWYIAHLLGEERRAMAELELLLPGTTKPYVGTAGFRELTGPNGESLPTRDRASCCLFYTLRPEDTCVTCPRTCDDDRVRKLTPAP encoded by the coding sequence ATGACCGTCTCCGCTCTGTTCACCAGTACCGCGGCGTCCCCCGTGACGGCCTCGTACGCGCGCCTGACCGAGGTCTTCCCCGGGCTGCGCGCCGAGGTGCTCGCGGAGGGCGAGGCGGCCCCCTCCGGGGTCGGCTGGGTGGGCGCGGCCGAGCTCGCCGGAGGCGGGGCGGCCCTCGACGCCTTCCTCGCCTGGGACAACGCGCAGGTGCTCCGGGACTACGGACAGCAGGCCCGTCCCGACGTGGTGGCCAGCTTCGGACTGCACCGCTACTCCTGGCCGGCCTGTCTGCTCGTGACGGTGCCCTGGTTCCTGCACCGGCGGGTGCCCCGGATTCCCGTGGAGGACATCTCGTTCCAGCGGGCACTGGGCCATCTCACCGTCCGCGTACGGGAGTTCGCCTGCCTGCCCGACGATCCGGCGGCCACGCTGCCCGGCGCCCGGGTGGTCCCGGACGAGGCCGCGCTGCGGGCCGAGGTGCTGGACGCCGTGGCTGAGCACATCGGTCCGGTGCTGGAGGGCTTCCAGCCCCGGATGCGTCGAGGCAAGCGGGCCCTGTGGGGCATGGCGACGGACGAGATCGTCGAGGGCCTCTGGTACATCGCCCATCTGCTCGGCGAGGAGCGCCGCGCGATGGCCGAACTGGAACTGCTGCTGCCGGGCACCACCAAGCCGTACGTCGGCACGGCCGGCTTCCGTGAACTGACCGGCCCCAACGGCGAATCGCTGCCGACCCGCGACCGGGCCAGCTGCTGCCTCTTCTACACCCTGCGCCCCGAGGACACCTGCGTCACCTGCCCGCGCACCTGCGATGACGACCGGGTGAGGAAGCTGACACCCGCTCCCTGA